One window of the Saccopteryx bilineata isolate mSacBil1 chromosome 2, mSacBil1_pri_phased_curated, whole genome shotgun sequence genome contains the following:
- the DNMT3L gene encoding DNA (cytosine-5)-methyltransferase 3-like, whose protein sequence is MAIFFLYLCVSYLLGGVHLAAPPLMDPEAECSMDIILVDSSELSSSPSPEPHRDLIAYEVQVNQRAIEDMCICCGSFQVHTQHPLFEGGMCAPCKDKFLDCLFLYDDDGYQSYCSICCAGETLLICENPDCTRCYCFECVDTLVGPGTSGKVQAMSYWVCFLCLPFPRSGLLQRRRKWRGQLKAFYDQQSECPLEMYKTVPVWKREPVRVLSLFGDIRKELMSLGFLENISGSERLRYLDDVTNIVRKDVEEWGPFDLVYGCMPPLGQACDRPPGWFLFQFHRILQYARPQLSSPQPFFWMFVDNLVLTKDDRAVATRFLETEPVTIQDVCGRAIRNAVHVWSNIPAVRSRHLALVPQEEVSLLAQDRQRAKPPTPGPAKLVKNCFLPLREYFKYFSTELTSSL, encoded by the exons ATGGCCATTTTCTTCCTCTACTTGTGTGTGTCCTATCTCCTGGGCGGTGTCCACCTGGCAGCTCCCCCCCTCATGGACCCAGAGGCAGAGTGCAGCATGGACATCATCCTGGTAGACTCCAGTGAGCTGTCATCCTCTCCTTCTCCCGAGCCCCACAGAG ACCTGATTGCATATGAAGTCCAGGTTAACCAGCGAGCCATAGAAG ACATGTGCATCTGTTGTGGAAGTTTCCAGGTGCATACACAGCACCCTCTGTTTGAGGGGGGGATGTGCGCTCCGTGCAAG GACAAGTTCCTGGACTGCCTCTTCCTGTACGACGATGATGGGTACCAGTCTTACTGCTCCATCTGCTGCGCAGGAGAGACGCTGCTCATCTGCGAAAACCCCGACTGCACTCG GTGCTACTGTTTCGAGTGCGTGGACACCCTGGTGGGCCCTGGGACCTCGGGGAAAGTTCAGGCCATGAGTTACTGGGTGTGCTTCCTgtgcctgcccttcccccgcagtgGGTTGCTGCAGCGCAGGAGGAAGTGGCGGGGGCAGCTGAAGGCCTTCTATGATCAGCAGTCG gagTGTCCTCTTGAGATGTATAAAACTGTGCCTGTGTGGAAGAGAGAGCCAGTCCGAGTGCTGTCCCTTTTTGGAGACATCAGGAAAG AACTGATGAGTCTGGGCTTTTTGGAAAACATTTCTGGCTCAGAAAGACTGAGGTATCTGGATGATGTTACCAACATAGTGAGGAAGGAC GTGGAAGAGTGGGGCCCATTTGACCTCGTGTATGGCTGCATGCCTCCCCTTGGCCAGGCCTGTGACCGCCCGCCAG GGTGGTTCCTGTTCCAGTTCCACCGCATCCTGCAGTACGCAAGGCCCCAGCTCAGCAGCCCGCAGCCCTTCTTCTGGATGTTTGTGGACAACCTGGTGCTGACCAAGGACGATCGCGCCGTAGCCACACGCTTCCTGGAG ACAGAACCTGTGACCATCCAGGACGTCTGTGGAAGAGCTATCCGCAATGCCGTACACGTGTGGAGCAACATCCCGGCCGTCAGGAG CAGGCATTTGGCCCTGGTTCCCCAGGAGGAAGTATCTCTGCTGGCTCAAGACAGACAGAGAGcaaagccccccaccccagggccagCCAAGCTGGTGAAGAATTGTTTCCTCCCCCTGAGAGAATATTTCAAGTATTTTTCAACAGAACTCACTTCCTCTTTATAA